A stretch of the Archangium violaceum genome encodes the following:
- a CDS encoding methanobactin export MATE transporter MbnM produces MWTRTLLSWSTAVLSVLLLSACGEEKKPYAWQLPPGFPEPFVPEDNPMSEEKVKLGRFLFYDTRLSINDTMSCASCHEQKRAFSDGKATPTGATGHRVARNSPGLANVAYLATYTWANPVLDTLEKQALVPLLGEIPLELGMGMHLEEVLQRLREDARYPTLFREAFPDEEQPITQDNVVKALASFQRTLLSSNSPYDRYLQGDVNALSASAKRGMELFFGERAECYHCHSGPHMTNSFRSKDTKLPEWEFQNTGLYNVDGLGGYPGDNTGLYEFTGLAKDMGRFRVPPLNNVALTAPYMHDGSIATLEEVLDFYMAGGRDVTSGPHMGDGRANPLKNEFVRPFELSAGERADLIAFLESFTDMDFVNDPKFSNPFEE; encoded by the coding sequence GTGTGGACAAGAACCCTGTTGTCGTGGAGCACCGCTGTGCTGTCGGTGCTGCTCCTCTCCGCGTGTGGCGAGGAGAAGAAGCCCTATGCGTGGCAGCTGCCGCCGGGTTTCCCGGAGCCCTTCGTCCCCGAGGACAACCCCATGTCCGAGGAGAAGGTGAAGTTGGGCCGTTTCCTCTTCTACGACACGCGGCTGTCCATCAACGACACCATGTCCTGCGCGAGCTGCCACGAGCAGAAGCGGGCCTTCAGCGACGGCAAGGCGACGCCCACCGGCGCCACGGGGCACCGCGTCGCACGCAACTCGCCCGGCCTGGCCAACGTGGCCTACCTCGCCACGTACACCTGGGCCAATCCCGTGCTCGACACGCTGGAGAAGCAGGCGCTGGTGCCGCTCCTCGGGGAGATACCGCTGGAGCTCGGCATGGGCATGCACCTGGAGGAGGTGCTGCAACGGCTGCGGGAGGACGCGCGCTACCCCACCCTGTTCCGCGAGGCCTTCCCGGACGAGGAACAGCCCATCACCCAGGACAACGTCGTGAAGGCGCTCGCGTCCTTCCAGCGCACGCTGCTGTCGAGCAACTCGCCCTATGACCGCTACCTCCAGGGCGACGTCAACGCCCTGTCCGCCTCCGCCAAACGGGGCATGGAGCTGTTCTTCGGCGAGCGCGCCGAGTGCTACCACTGCCACAGCGGGCCGCACATGACGAACTCCTTCCGCTCGAAGGACACGAAGCTGCCCGAGTGGGAGTTCCAGAACACGGGCCTCTACAACGTGGACGGGCTGGGCGGCTACCCGGGGGACAACACCGGCCTCTACGAGTTCACCGGCCTCGCGAAGGACATGGGGCGTTTCCGGGTGCCCCCCCTGAACAACGTGGCCCTGACGGCGCCCTACATGCACGACGGCAGCATCGCCACCCTGGAGGAGGTGCTGGACTTCTACATGGCCGGAGGGCGCGACGTGACGAGCGGGCCCCACATGGGGGATGGCCGGGCGAACCCCCTGAAGAACGAGTTCGTGCGCCCCTTCGAGCTGAGCGCCGGGGAGCGCGCCGACCTCATCGCCTTCCTGGAGAGCTTCACCGACATGGACTTCGTGAACGATCCGAAGTTCAGCAACCCCTTCGAAGAGTAG
- the gspF gene encoding type II secretion system inner membrane protein GspF produces the protein MPVFEYKALDQAGKPIRGMLEADSPKTLRSQLRKDGKFLTEVIGQAEGGRAGVRKGANAAQADREVNFSKLTRGRITTDDIAITTRQLATLLGAGVTLVESLTALVDQVEKERLKIILSDVKGRVNEGSSLGDALAVHQKVFGSLYVNMIRAGEHSGALDTVLMRLADFTESQSKLQQKVIGTMTYPAIMVVVGVGILTMLMVVVIPKVTKIFTTMKATLPITTRILIWVSTFLQDWWFIIFPVVVGTVFALTSYFRSPKGKPVWDRWALKAPIFGGLLRLLAISRFARTLATLLKSGVPLLTAMDITKAVVTNSVLSDVVEKARDAVREGESIAAPLKRSGEFPPLVYHMVSIGERSGQLEDMLLSVADSYENQVNVRIGALTSMLEPILTVFMGVIIAFVAFSVLMPILQVNSAIR, from the coding sequence ATGCCAGTCTTCGAGTACAAGGCCCTTGATCAGGCCGGAAAACCCATCCGCGGGATGCTGGAAGCCGACTCGCCGAAGACCTTGCGCTCGCAGCTGCGCAAGGACGGCAAGTTCCTGACGGAAGTCATCGGCCAGGCCGAGGGCGGCCGGGCCGGTGTGCGCAAGGGCGCCAACGCGGCCCAGGCCGACCGCGAGGTGAACTTCTCCAAGCTGACCCGCGGCCGCATCACCACGGACGACATCGCCATCACCACGCGCCAGCTCGCCACGCTGCTGGGCGCGGGCGTGACGCTGGTGGAGTCGCTCACCGCGCTGGTGGACCAGGTCGAGAAGGAGCGGCTGAAGATCATCCTCTCGGACGTGAAGGGCCGGGTGAACGAGGGCTCGTCCCTGGGTGACGCGCTCGCGGTGCACCAGAAGGTCTTCGGCTCGCTCTACGTGAACATGATTCGCGCCGGCGAGCACTCGGGCGCGCTCGATACCGTGCTGATGCGGCTGGCGGACTTCACCGAGAGCCAGTCCAAGCTGCAGCAGAAGGTCATCGGCACGATGACCTACCCCGCCATCATGGTGGTGGTGGGCGTGGGCATCCTCACGATGCTGATGGTGGTCGTCATCCCGAAGGTCACGAAGATCTTCACCACGATGAAGGCCACCCTGCCCATCACCACCCGCATCCTCATCTGGGTGAGCACCTTCCTGCAGGACTGGTGGTTCATCATCTTCCCGGTGGTGGTGGGGACGGTCTTCGCCCTGACGTCCTACTTCCGCAGCCCCAAGGGCAAGCCCGTGTGGGACCGCTGGGCCCTCAAGGCTCCCATCTTCGGCGGCCTCCTGCGCCTGCTGGCCATCTCCCGCTTCGCCCGCACGCTCGCCACGCTCCTCAAGAGCGGCGTGCCGCTGCTCACCGCCATGGACATCACCAAGGCGGTGGTGACCAACTCGGTGCTCTCCGACGTGGTGGAGAAGGCCCGCGACGCCGTCCGGGAGGGCGAGAGCATCGCCGCGCCCCTCAAGCGCTCGGGGGAGTTCCCCCCGCTCGTCTACCACATGGTCTCCATCGGTGAGCGCTCCGGCCAGCTCGAGGACATGCTCCTCTCCGTGGCGGACAGCTACGAGAACCAGGTGAACGTGCGCATCGGCGCCCTCACCTCCATGCTCGAGCCCATCCTCACCGTGTTCATGGGCGTGATCATTGCATTCGTGGCGTTCTCGGTCCTGATGCCGATTCTGCAGGTGAACTCGGCCATCCGGTGA
- the gspC gene encoding type II secretion system protein GspC — protein MELFFRKYFWTVNLVFILLVALLAARTVNLFVESALTPMPSGEVSARQKAKPVEALASLDLKRLSDLTGITLPEPDPVVAEPTAPVVDPNAAPVKSSLRVKLLGTLVASDKMWSVASVQDMNNQRSTTYMVGDRIQDAEVIDIERERVIVLNNSRKEFIDGHPGDGAVASYTPPPPVPNGPPVRAPNTLGNGIRAVSENDYEVPRSEIDRTLANLNDVAMQARIVPAFKDGQAQGFKLFSIRPDSIYSKIGVQNGDVIKRINGFELNSPEKALEVYTKLKEASRIEIELERNGSSIRKNYTIR, from the coding sequence ATGGAACTCTTCTTCCGCAAGTACTTCTGGACCGTGAACCTGGTGTTCATCCTGCTCGTGGCCCTGCTGGCGGCGCGCACGGTGAACCTGTTCGTCGAGTCCGCCCTCACTCCCATGCCCTCGGGGGAGGTGTCGGCACGGCAGAAGGCAAAGCCCGTGGAGGCGCTGGCCTCGTTGGATCTCAAGCGCCTGTCGGATCTGACGGGCATCACCCTCCCCGAGCCCGATCCCGTCGTGGCCGAGCCCACCGCCCCCGTCGTGGATCCCAATGCCGCGCCCGTGAAGAGCAGCCTGCGGGTGAAACTGCTCGGCACCCTGGTGGCCAGCGACAAGATGTGGTCCGTGGCCTCGGTGCAGGACATGAACAACCAGCGCTCCACCACATACATGGTGGGCGACCGCATCCAGGACGCCGAGGTCATCGACATCGAGCGCGAGCGCGTCATCGTCCTCAACAACTCCCGCAAGGAGTTCATCGACGGGCACCCCGGTGACGGCGCCGTGGCCTCCTATACCCCCCCGCCGCCGGTGCCCAACGGCCCGCCCGTCCGCGCGCCCAACACCCTGGGCAACGGCATCCGCGCCGTCAGCGAGAACGACTACGAGGTTCCGCGCTCGGAGATCGACCGCACGCTGGCCAACCTCAACGACGTGGCCATGCAGGCGCGCATCGTGCCGGCCTTCAAGGACGGCCAGGCCCAGGGCTTCAAGCTCTTCTCCATCCGCCCGGACTCCATCTACTCGAAGATCGGCGTCCAGAACGGCGACGTCATCAAGCGCATCAACGGCTTCGAACTCAACAGCCCGGAGAAGGCCCTCGAGGTCTACACCAAGCTGAAGGAAGCCTCGCGGATCGAAATCGAGTTGGAGCGCAACGGCTCGAGCATCCGCAAGAACTACACCATCCGCTAA
- a CDS encoding ParB/RepB/Spo0J family partition protein has protein sequence MAAKSPRKKAATTTTRRPRRKKAEPASKGLSAAEVASEAAAPPTELVQGIQEDGGQVLSVYRDPLGAHPVVFAVLPIDKVEPTPYQRDVSEPHVKRLASAMERLDRFLDPIIAIRKEGRYWTPNGNHRLQASKLLGGKSIMALVLPEEDVAYQILALNTEKAHNLKERSLEVIRMHRGLTGARAGRESDFAHLFEEPAFLTLGAAYEKRPRFSGGAYHPFIKRAESFLQLPLADALQVREARADKLLELDDAVATVVDALKGRGLQSPYLKNFVVARINFLRFKKEGPVEFDPTVSRMISSARRFNLDKVNREDLGRMSGPLLAEDSE, from the coding sequence ATGGCAGCGAAGTCACCGCGCAAGAAGGCAGCCACCACCACGACGCGCCGGCCCCGCCGCAAGAAGGCCGAGCCCGCCTCCAAGGGACTCAGTGCCGCCGAGGTGGCGAGCGAGGCCGCTGCTCCTCCCACCGAATTGGTGCAGGGCATCCAGGAGGACGGCGGCCAGGTGCTGAGCGTGTACCGGGATCCGCTCGGCGCACACCCGGTGGTGTTCGCCGTGCTGCCCATCGACAAGGTCGAGCCCACCCCCTACCAGCGCGACGTGTCCGAGCCCCACGTGAAGCGGCTGGCCTCGGCCATGGAGCGGCTGGACCGCTTCCTGGATCCCATCATCGCCATCCGCAAGGAGGGCCGGTACTGGACGCCCAACGGCAACCACCGGCTCCAGGCCTCGAAGCTCCTGGGCGGCAAGTCCATCATGGCCCTGGTGCTGCCCGAGGAGGACGTGGCCTATCAAATCCTCGCGCTCAACACGGAGAAGGCCCACAACCTGAAGGAGCGCTCGCTCGAGGTCATCCGCATGCACCGGGGCCTCACCGGCGCACGCGCCGGACGCGAGTCCGACTTCGCCCACCTCTTCGAGGAGCCCGCCTTCCTCACGCTCGGGGCCGCCTACGAGAAACGGCCGCGCTTCTCCGGGGGCGCCTACCACCCCTTCATCAAGCGGGCGGAGTCCTTCCTCCAGCTGCCCCTGGCCGACGCCCTCCAGGTCCGCGAGGCCCGCGCCGACAAGCTGCTGGAGCTGGACGACGCCGTGGCCACCGTGGTGGATGCCCTCAAGGGCCGTGGGCTGCAGAGCCCCTACCTCAAGAACTTCGTCGTGGCCCGCATCAACTTCCTGCGCTTCAAGAAGGAGGGCCCCGTCGAGTTCGATCCCACCGTGTCCCGGATGATCTCCAGCGCCCGGCGGTTCAACCTGGACAAGGTCAACCGCGAGGACCTGGGCCGGATGAGTGGCCCCCTCCTGGCCGAGGACTCGGAATAG
- the gspE gene encoding type II secretion system ATPase GspE: protein MSLLADAPLAKPAVDAATQVVSHGPAFLCGRPLGEILRHTSGLTEEKLQEALQLQSEKGGRLGEILVGLKVIGEEDVAKALGLQLDLPYLARIFLEEIDAELIKRVPINFAKQARILPLSVEGDAVALAVADPLDTTVMDHARMLLGRDVNPRIALASTIVDAINSVYDRATNEAEQLVDELEAQDLDSIAQEIDEVKDLIDAEGDEAPIIRLVNSVLFRAAKERASDIHIEPMERELMVRFRVDGVLQEIIKPPKRYQSAIVSRIKVMGQLNIAEKRLPQDGRIRIKLAGRDIDIRLSTIPTTYGERIVMRLLDKNTTLLDLTELGMAAHTLEGMEHVIRRPHGIVLVTGPTGSGKTTTLYGALSKINTPDLNILTVEDPVEYQLKGIGQMAINPKIGLTFAQGLRSFLRQDPDVIMVGEIRDKETAEIAIQASLTGHLVFSTVHTNDAASAVTRLVDMGVEPFLVASSLTAILAQRLVRRVCPDCRVQYTPTDEELKEIGLTRALLKERYGLEKIYKATGCPSCNQNGYRGRTGIYELLLVDDTVRQLALKNVDSSTIKKAAMNNGMRTLLDDGARKIALGETTIAEVLSITQEDL, encoded by the coding sequence ATGAGCCTGCTCGCTGATGCCCCACTCGCCAAGCCCGCGGTCGACGCCGCCACCCAGGTCGTCTCCCACGGCCCCGCCTTCCTGTGCGGCCGGCCGCTGGGGGAGATCCTCCGACACACGAGCGGTCTCACCGAGGAGAAGCTCCAGGAGGCGCTCCAGCTCCAGTCGGAGAAGGGCGGCCGGCTGGGCGAAATCCTGGTGGGCCTGAAGGTCATCGGCGAGGAGGACGTGGCCAAGGCGCTCGGCCTCCAGCTCGATCTGCCCTACCTGGCGCGCATCTTCCTCGAGGAGATCGACGCCGAGCTCATCAAGCGGGTGCCCATCAACTTCGCCAAGCAGGCCCGCATCCTTCCCCTCTCCGTGGAGGGGGATGCCGTGGCCCTGGCCGTGGCGGATCCGCTGGACACCACCGTGATGGACCACGCCCGGATGCTGCTGGGCCGGGACGTCAACCCGCGCATCGCGCTCGCCTCCACCATCGTGGACGCCATCAACAGCGTCTATGACCGGGCCACCAACGAGGCCGAGCAGCTCGTGGACGAGCTGGAGGCGCAGGACCTGGACTCGATCGCCCAGGAGATCGACGAGGTCAAGGACCTCATCGACGCGGAGGGTGACGAGGCCCCCATCATCCGGCTCGTCAACTCCGTGCTCTTCCGCGCCGCCAAGGAGCGCGCCAGCGATATCCACATCGAGCCCATGGAGCGCGAGCTCATGGTGCGCTTCCGCGTGGACGGCGTGCTGCAGGAGATCATCAAGCCGCCCAAGCGCTACCAGAGCGCCATCGTCAGCCGCATCAAGGTCATGGGGCAGCTGAACATCGCGGAGAAGCGCCTGCCGCAGGACGGCCGCATCCGCATCAAGCTGGCCGGCCGCGACATCGACATCCGTCTGTCCACCATCCCCACCACGTATGGCGAGCGCATCGTCATGCGCTTGCTCGACAAGAACACCACGCTGTTGGATCTGACCGAGCTGGGCATGGCCGCCCACACGCTGGAGGGCATGGAGCACGTCATCCGCCGCCCGCACGGCATCGTGCTGGTGACGGGCCCCACCGGTAGCGGCAAGACGACCACGCTCTACGGCGCGCTCTCGAAGATCAACACCCCGGACCTCAACATCCTCACCGTCGAGGACCCGGTCGAGTACCAGCTCAAGGGCATTGGCCAGATGGCCATCAACCCGAAGATCGGTCTCACCTTCGCCCAGGGCCTGCGCTCCTTCCTCCGTCAGGACCCGGACGTCATCATGGTCGGCGAAATCCGCGACAAGGAGACGGCGGAAATCGCCATCCAGGCGTCGCTGACGGGCCACCTGGTGTTCTCCACGGTCCACACCAACGACGCGGCCAGCGCCGTCACCCGTCTGGTGGACATGGGCGTGGAGCCCTTCCTCGTGGCCTCCTCGCTCACGGCCATCCTCGCCCAGCGTCTGGTGCGCCGCGTGTGCCCCGACTGCCGGGTGCAGTACACGCCCACCGACGAGGAGCTCAAGGAGATCGGCCTCACCCGCGCGCTGCTCAAGGAGCGCTACGGGCTGGAGAAGATCTACAAGGCCACCGGCTGCCCCTCGTGCAACCAGAACGGCTACCGCGGCCGTACCGGTATCTACGAGCTGCTGCTGGTGGATGACACCGTGCGCCAGCTCGCCCTGAAGAACGTCGACTCGTCCACCATCAAGAAGGCCGCCATGAACAATGGCATGCGCACGCTGCTGGACGACGGCGCGCGCAAGATCGCCCTGGGCGAAACCACCATCGCCGAAGTCCTCAGCATCACCCAGGAAGACCTCTAA
- the gspD gene encoding type II secretion system secretin GspD produces MKTLQSWLLLLCLAIAAPALAQRRPGPPAPAGTPAERQISPSTNGPEAGGASVRPTPTCEEVRRRARYGIYFDKVDIEKLVQTVSDATCKTFILPENVRGKISIIGPENGRVEVNADQFYAAFLAALDANGLAVYQHGRFLKIVDKRAAKQNTIPTYVDGEDTPYTANEQMITKLFRIKNVEVEPLRGVLQQLVSKDGDTIPYPPDIIIINDVGSNVHRLERLINQLDSRSASDEVRIIQVQYATAADVAATVQKLFEQKGGPTAPGGRTPRGAPAPAVVTPPGGSMGETMPMVGGGADGGPGGPVTFSQMIPDERTNKLIVVASPAAFERIQSLVRELDIPTAGTERINVYPLENANAEEIASTLQTLSQGTSTGGRPRTPIPPPGAARPGGTTGSAELFAGEVKISADKGTNSLVIIASQSDYRSLVRVIRELDKPRRQVFVEAVIMEVNLDRNSEFGLNLHSGYALSTPAGQGSGIIGTNHGGSGVPPSISLTSLAGMGGFLAGLQGPVIPELKSLGIDVPAFGVVLQALQQSSDANVLSTPHILTSDNEEAEITVGQNVPFQSGFTPSSLGSSLGGVTGGTGTGTGSLLGALGGLGSLYAPITRQNVELKLTVKPQINESDFIRLTITEQTEEIASSDPVLGPTTSKRSAKTTVVAKDQETVVIGGIMQDRTIESVSKVPILGDVPLLGHLFRDTTRRKTKTNLLLFLTPYIIREQSDFRRIFERKMAERQQFVEQFYGQVPGYDVPVDFTRKSGPLSRMRRVVQTEELKLENGGPGVPGERIMRPASPSPAPSQSAPRGGEVPPAQEGSLAPVPSEEPVPVQPPPEPPPEDQEQLRIQPDTGDER; encoded by the coding sequence ATGAAGACGCTTCAGTCCTGGTTGCTCCTGCTCTGCCTGGCGATCGCCGCGCCCGCCCTGGCGCAGCGCCGCCCCGGCCCACCCGCACCCGCGGGCACTCCCGCCGAGCGGCAGATCTCCCCGTCCACCAATGGCCCCGAGGCGGGTGGCGCCAGCGTGCGGCCCACGCCCACGTGTGAGGAAGTCCGCCGCCGCGCCCGTTACGGCATCTACTTCGACAAGGTGGACATCGAGAAGCTGGTGCAGACCGTGTCGGACGCGACCTGCAAGACGTTCATCCTCCCGGAGAACGTGCGCGGGAAGATCTCCATCATCGGCCCGGAGAACGGGCGCGTGGAGGTGAACGCGGATCAGTTCTACGCCGCCTTCCTCGCGGCGCTCGACGCCAACGGCCTGGCCGTCTACCAGCACGGGCGCTTCCTGAAGATCGTCGACAAGCGCGCCGCCAAGCAGAACACCATCCCCACGTACGTGGATGGCGAGGACACGCCCTACACCGCCAACGAGCAGATGATCACCAAGCTGTTCCGCATCAAGAACGTGGAGGTGGAGCCCCTCCGCGGCGTGCTGCAGCAGCTGGTGTCCAAGGACGGCGACACCATCCCGTACCCGCCGGACATCATCATCATCAACGACGTGGGCTCCAACGTGCACCGCCTGGAGCGTCTGATCAATCAGCTCGACTCGCGCTCGGCCAGTGACGAGGTGCGCATCATCCAGGTGCAGTACGCCACCGCCGCGGACGTGGCCGCCACGGTGCAGAAGCTCTTCGAGCAGAAGGGTGGCCCCACCGCTCCGGGTGGCCGGACGCCTCGCGGCGCCCCCGCCCCCGCCGTGGTGACGCCGCCCGGTGGCAGCATGGGCGAGACCATGCCCATGGTCGGGGGCGGCGCCGACGGCGGTCCCGGCGGACCGGTCACCTTCTCGCAGATGATCCCCGACGAGCGCACCAACAAGCTCATCGTCGTGGCCAGCCCCGCCGCCTTCGAGCGCATCCAGAGCCTGGTGCGCGAGCTCGACATCCCCACCGCCGGCACCGAGCGCATCAACGTCTACCCGCTGGAGAACGCCAACGCGGAGGAGATCGCCAGCACGCTGCAGACGCTGTCGCAGGGGACCTCCACGGGCGGCCGGCCGCGCACGCCCATTCCGCCTCCCGGCGCGGCCCGCCCCGGCGGGACCACCGGTTCCGCCGAGCTCTTCGCCGGCGAGGTGAAGATCTCCGCGGACAAGGGCACCAACTCGCTCGTCATCATCGCCAGCCAGAGCGACTACCGCAGCCTCGTCCGCGTCATCCGCGAGCTGGACAAGCCGCGGCGCCAGGTGTTCGTCGAGGCCGTCATCATGGAGGTCAACCTGGACCGAAACAGCGAGTTCGGTTTGAACCTCCACAGCGGCTACGCGCTGAGCACGCCGGCGGGTCAGGGCTCGGGCATCATCGGAACCAACCACGGTGGCAGCGGCGTGCCGCCCTCCATCTCGCTGACCAGCCTGGCGGGCATGGGTGGCTTCCTCGCCGGCCTCCAGGGCCCCGTCATCCCCGAGCTGAAGAGCCTGGGCATCGACGTTCCCGCCTTCGGCGTGGTGCTGCAGGCGCTCCAGCAGAGCTCGGACGCCAACGTGCTCTCCACCCCGCACATCCTCACCAGCGACAACGAGGAGGCGGAGATCACCGTGGGCCAGAACGTGCCCTTCCAGTCGGGTTTCACGCCCTCCTCGCTGGGCTCCAGCCTGGGCGGCGTCACGGGCGGCACAGGCACCGGCACCGGCTCACTGCTCGGCGCCCTGGGTGGCCTGGGCAGCCTCTACGCGCCCATCACCCGCCAGAACGTGGAGCTCAAGCTCACCGTCAAGCCGCAGATCAACGAGAGCGACTTCATCCGCCTCACCATCACCGAGCAGACCGAGGAGATCGCCTCGTCGGACCCCGTGCTCGGCCCCACCACCTCCAAGCGCAGCGCCAAGACGACGGTGGTGGCGAAGGATCAGGAGACGGTGGTCATCGGCGGCATCATGCAGGATCGCACCATCGAGTCCGTCTCCAAGGTGCCCATCCTGGGTGACGTGCCCCTGCTCGGTCACCTCTTCCGGGACACCACCCGCCGCAAGACGAAGACGAACCTGCTGCTCTTCCTGACGCCCTACATCATCCGCGAGCAGTCGGACTTCCGGCGCATCTTCGAGCGCAAGATGGCCGAGCGGCAGCAGTTCGTGGAGCAGTTCTACGGCCAGGTGCCCGGCTACGACGTGCCGGTGGACTTCACCCGCAAGAGCGGGCCGCTGAGCCGCATGCGCCGGGTGGTACAGACCGAGGAGCTGAAGTTGGAGAACGGCGGCCCCGGCGTTCCGGGCGAGCGCATCATGCGGCCGGCCAGCCCCTCCCCCGCTCCCTCGCAGTCCGCCCCACGGGGCGGGGAAGTCCCGCCGGCGCAGGAGGGTTCATTGGCTCCAGTGCCGTCGGAGGAGCCGGTCCCCGTGCAGCCTCCGCCTGAGCCTCCTCCCGAGGACCAGGAGCAGTTGCGTATCCAGCCAGACACCGGGGACGAGAGATAG
- a CDS encoding sigma-54-dependent transcriptional regulator: MTTPPTTVLVVDDDRANLDSVARIFQREGLETLTASNGTEALELLRRPEVSVMVTDLMMPGMDGQELLKASRTIRPDVEVVLMTAYGTVETAVAAMKDGAYDFITKPLKRHSLVKSVQKALERHELAAENRVLKAKLAEMGSTGGRTMVGQSPAFRAMMDTIRQAAPSTATVLLLGESGTGKELAARALHEQSTRVKGPFVAINCGALPESILEAELFGVERGAFTGAVARREGRFERATGGTLFLDEVGEMPLSAQVKLLRVLQEGELERLGGTQTVKVDVRIVAATNKDLQREVAEGRFREDLYYRLNVVEVRIPALASRREDIPLLADAFLRRFASKNGKVLRGFSPEALTVLENYAWPGNVRELEHAVERAVVLARSDMLEVTDLPETVRKGPQGSAGQLVIPIGTPMEEVERRVIHETLRHTKGDKTLAARLLGIAARTIYRKLEREASESSGGGDGPSSPLSE, translated from the coding sequence ATGACGACACCACCCACCACCGTCCTGGTCGTCGATGACGACCGGGCCAACCTCGACTCGGTCGCGCGCATCTTCCAGCGCGAGGGCCTGGAGACCCTCACCGCCAGCAACGGCACCGAGGCGCTGGAGCTGCTGCGCCGGCCCGAGGTGAGCGTGATGGTGACGGATCTGATGATGCCCGGCATGGACGGGCAGGAGCTGCTCAAGGCCTCGCGCACCATCCGCCCGGACGTGGAGGTGGTGCTGATGACGGCCTACGGCACGGTGGAGACGGCCGTGGCCGCCATGAAGGACGGCGCCTACGACTTCATCACCAAGCCCCTCAAGCGGCACTCGCTGGTGAAGTCGGTGCAGAAGGCGCTGGAGCGGCACGAGCTCGCCGCGGAGAACCGCGTCCTGAAGGCGAAGCTGGCGGAGATGGGCAGCACCGGCGGGCGCACCATGGTCGGCCAGTCCCCCGCCTTCCGGGCGATGATGGACACCATCCGCCAGGCCGCTCCCTCCACGGCCACGGTGCTGCTGCTCGGCGAGTCCGGCACCGGCAAGGAGCTGGCCGCCCGCGCCCTGCACGAGCAGTCCACCCGGGTGAAGGGTCCCTTCGTCGCCATCAACTGTGGCGCCCTCCCCGAGAGCATCCTCGAGGCGGAGCTCTTCGGCGTGGAGCGCGGCGCTTTCACCGGCGCGGTGGCCCGCCGCGAGGGCCGCTTCGAGCGCGCCACCGGCGGCACCCTCTTCCTGGACGAGGTGGGTGAGATGCCCCTGTCCGCGCAGGTGAAGCTCCTGCGCGTGCTCCAGGAGGGCGAGCTCGAGCGCCTGGGTGGCACCCAGACGGTCAAGGTGGACGTCCGCATCGTCGCCGCCACCAACAAGGATCTCCAGCGCGAGGTGGCCGAGGGCCGCTTCCGCGAGGACCTCTATTACCGCCTCAACGTGGTGGAGGTGCGCATCCCCGCGCTCGCCTCGCGCCGCGAGGACATCCCCCTGCTGGCCGACGCCTTCCTGCGCCGCTTCGCCTCCAAGAATGGCAAGGTGCTGCGCGGCTTCTCCCCCGAGGCCCTCACCGTCCTGGAGAATTACGCCTGGCCGGGCAACGTGCGTGAGCTCGAGCATGCCGTGGAGCGCGCCGTGGTGCTCGCCAGGAGCGACATGCTGGAGGTCACCGACCTCCCCGAAACGGTGCGCAAGGGCCCCCAGGGCTCGGCCGGACAACTCGTCATCCCCATCGGCACCCCCATGGAAGAGGTGGAGCGCCGGGTGATCCACGAGACCCTGCGCCACACCAAGGGGGACAAGACCCTCGCCGCCCGCCTGCTGGGCATCGCGGCGCGCACCATCTACCGCAAGCTCGAGCGCGAGGCCTCCGAATCCTCGGGCGGTGGAGACGGCCCCTCGTCCCCCCTGTCCGAGTGA
- the gspG gene encoding type II secretion system major pseudopilin GspG, whose product MSDKKTKQQRRRRGMTLIEIMVVITILGLIMAAVGVAVIPKLDEAKQDTARLDIANIHNALKLYYTKKGKYPDTGTGLRALVETQNLEKLPVDPWGHEYVYMNEGGKPVLISYGADGTQGGEGPDADISSRDTAAQK is encoded by the coding sequence ATGAGCGACAAGAAGACGAAGCAGCAGCGCCGCCGCCGCGGCATGACCCTCATCGAGATCATGGTCGTCATCACGATCCTCGGTCTCATCATGGCCGCCGTGGGCGTGGCGGTGATTCCGAAGCTCGACGAGGCCAAGCAGGACACGGCCCGGCTGGACATCGCCAACATCCACAACGCGCTGAAGCTCTACTACACGAAGAAGGGCAAGTACCCCGACACGGGCACCGGCCTGCGCGCCCTCGTGGAGACGCAGAACCTGGAGAAGCTCCCCGTGGACCCGTGGGGCCACGAGTACGTGTACATGAACGAGGGTGGCAAGCCCGTCCTCATCTCCTACGGCGCCGACGGCACGCAGGGCGGCGAGGGTCCGGACGCGGACATCTCCTCGCGCGACACCGCGGCCCAGAAGTAG